Proteins encoded within one genomic window of Oryza brachyantha chromosome 7, ObraRS2, whole genome shotgun sequence:
- the LOC102706114 gene encoding putative pentatricopeptide repeat-containing protein At1g74580 has translation MPPAPVPAAVMKASTVPAYCSLIRQLASTGRLDAVDAALASARSRLDPASLHPLYVTSIRAYARAGLLRHAVDAFERMDLFACPPAAAAYNAIMDALVHAAYHDQAHKVYVRMLAAGVSPDLHTHTIRLRSFCLTARPHIALRLLRTLPDRGWDARPVAYCTVVCGLYAHGYSHDARHLFDEMLHRHVFPNLASFNMVLHALCKKGDVLEAGLLLGKVIQRGMPVNLFTYNIWIRGLCEAGRLPEAVRLVDDMPTYAFPDVITYNTLIRGLCKESMPQEAMQYLRRMMNQGCLPDDFTYNTIIGGYCKMSMVQEATEVLKDAVFKGFVPDQVTYCSLINGLCADGDIQRALELFNEAQAKGIKPDIVVYNSLIKGLCLQGMILHALQVMNEMSEDGCHPDIQTYNIVINGLCKMGNISDATVMMNDAIIKGYLPDVFTFNTLIDGYCKSLNLDGALQLVERMWTYGITPDAITYNSVLNGLCKAGKVNEVNKTFEEMILKGCQPNPITYNILIENFCNSNKLEEASKVILKMSQEGLHPDAVSFNTLIYGFCRNGDLEGAYLLFQKLEEKGYPVTADTFNTLIGAFSGKLNLHMAENIFVEMIRKGHSPDSYTYRVLIDGSCKTANVDNAYKYLVEMISEGFIPSMATFGRVINTLTVNRWISHAVGIIHIMVKIGVVPEVVDTILNADKKEIAAPKILVEDLMKKGHISYTTYEVLHEGVRDNKLTRKHRMLFLNNFSHS, from the coding sequence CATACGCGCCTACGCacgcgccggcctcctccgccacgccgtcgATGCCTTCGAGCGCATGGACCTCTTCGCctgcccgcccgccgccgccgcctacaACGCCATCATGGACGCTCTCGTCCACGCCGCCTACCACGACCAGGCCCACAAGGTCTATGTCCGGATGCTTGCCGCCGGCGTTTCCCCCGACCTCCACACCCACACCATCCGCCTCCGGTCCTTCTGCCTCACCGCCCGCCCACACATCGCCCTGCGCCTCCTTCGAACCTTGCCAGACCGCGGCTGGGATGCCAGACCCGTTGCCTACTGCACCGTCGTCTGCGGCCTCTATGCGCACGGATACAGCCACGACGCGCGCCACCTGTTCGATGAAATGCTCCACAGGCATGTCTTCCCCAACCTCGCCTCTTTCAACATGGTTTTGCATGCTCTTTGCAAGAAAGGGGATGTCCTGGAGGCTGGCCTACTTCTTGGAAAGGTTATCCAGCGGGGCATGCCTGTTAACCTCTTCACCTATAATATATGGATCCGGGGGCTCTGTGAAGCTGGCAGGCTGCCCGAGGCTGTTCGACTTGTGGATGACATGCCCACATACGCTTTCCCCGACGTCATTACTTACAATACACTCATCCGTGGACTCTGTAAGGAGTCAATGCCCCAGGAAGCCATGCAATATCTTCGCAGGATGATGAATCAGGGCTGCTTGCCTGATGATTTCACCTACAACACAATCATTGGTGGGTACTGCAAGATGAGCATGGTGCAAGAAGCTACTGAGGTCCTCAAGGATGCTGTCTTTAAAGGTTTTGTGCCAGACCAGGTCACATATTGCTCATTGATCAATGGCCTATGTGCTGACGGTGATATCCAGAGGGCATTGGAGCTGTTTAATGAGGCCCAGGCAAAGGGAATCAAACCTGATATTGTTGTTTACAATTCTCTTATCAAGGGGCTCTGTCTTCAGGGGATGATCTTACATGCGCTGCAGGTCATGAATGAGATGTCTGAGGACGGCTGCCATCCTGACATTCAAACATACAATATTGTCATCAATGGACTATGCAAAATGGGGAATATTTCGGACGCCACAGTTATGATGAACGATGCCATCATCAAAGGCTACCTTCCAGATGTGTTTACCTTCAATACGCTGATTGATGGGTACTGCAAGAGCTTGAATCTGGACGGTGCTCTTCAGCTTGTTGAACGAATGTGGACATATGGCATCACTCCAGATGCTATCACATACAATTCAGTTCTAAATGGCCTCTGCAAAGCTGGGAAGGTCAATGAAGTTAACAAAACATTTGAAGAGATGATCCTTAAAGGGTGTCAACCAAACCCTATTACATACAACATACTGATAGAGAATTTTTGCAATTCTAATAAATTAGAAGAAGCTTCTAAGGTGATATTGAAGATGAGTCAAGAAGGATTACATCCTGATGCAGTTAGTTTCAACACACTCATTTATGGATTCTGTAGGAATGGTGATCTTGAAGGAGCATACTTACTGTTTCAGAAATTGGAGGAGAAAGGGTACCCTGTAACAGCTGATACTTTTAATACCCTGATTGGTGCGTTTTCTGGGAAACTGAATCTGCATATGgcagaaaatatttttgttgagatgaTCAGAAAGGGCCATAGCCCTGATTCATATACTTATCGTGTTCTAATTGATGGATCATGCAAGACTGCAAACGTTGACAATGCATACAAGTATCTAGTAGAAATGATAAGTGAGGGCTTTATTCCTTCAATGGCAACATTTGGTCGTGTTATAAACACACTAACTGTGAACCGTTGGATTTCTCATGCTGTTGGAATTATCCACATTATGGTGAAAATTGGAGTAGTTCCTGAGGTTGTTGATACCATCTTGAATGCTGACAAGAAAGAGATAGCTGCACCAAAGATACTTGTTGAGGATTTGATGAAGAAGggtcacattagttacactaCTTATGAAGTTCTGCATGAAGGAGTTAGAGATAACAAATTAACTAGAAAACACCGAATGCTGTTTCTCAACAACTTCAGTCATTCATAA